One segment of Accipiter gentilis chromosome 26, bAccGen1.1, whole genome shotgun sequence DNA contains the following:
- the DUSP1 gene encoding dual specificity protein phosphatase 1 → MVNLRVCALECEALRGLLQERAAQCLVLDCRSFFSFNAAHIRGSCNVRLSTIVRRRAKGALALEHVVPNEELRARLRQGLVHTVVLLDERSADLELPKRDSTLLLALGTLCREARGARICFLKGGYEAFSSACSELCTKPAAPTGLSLPLSASSAPGSADSGCSSCGTPLYDQGGPVEILPFLYLGSAYHASRKDMLDALGITALINVSANCPNHFEGHYQYKSIPVEDNHKADISSWFNEAIDFIDSVKNDGGRVFVHCQAGISRSATICLAYLMRTNRVKLDEAFEFVKQRRSIISPNFSFMGQLLQFESQVLAPNCSAEAGSPAMSVLDRGASTTTVFNFPVSIPVHTSSSALSYLQSPITTSPSC, encoded by the exons ATGGTCAACCTGCGGGTGTGCGCGCTGGAGTGCGAGGCGCTGCGGGGGCTGCTGCAGGAGCGCGCCGCGCAGTGCCTCGTCCTCGACTGCCgctccttcttctccttcaacGCGGCGCACATCCGCGGCTCCTGCAACGTGCGCCTCAGCACCATCGTCCGCCGCCGCGCCAAGGGCGCCCTGGCCCTGGAGCACGTCGTCCCCAACGAGGAGCTCCGCGCCCGCCTGCGCCAGGGGCTGGTCCACACCGTGGTGCTGCTGGACGAGCGCAGCGCCGACCTGGAGCTGCCCAAGCGCGACAGCACGCTGCTGCTGGCCCTCGGCACCCTCTGCAGGGAGGCCCGCGGCGCCCGCATCTGCTTCCTCAAGG gaggTTACGAAGCTTTCTCGTCCGCCTGCTCCGAGCTCTGCACCAAGCCGGCCGCCCCCACCGGCCTCAGCCTGCCCCTGAGCGCCAGCAGCGCGCCCGGCAGCGCCGACTCGGGGTGCAGCTCCTGCGGCACCCCCCTCTACGACCag GGTGGGCCCGTGGAAATCCTGCCGTTCCTCTACTTGGGCAGCGCTTACCATGCCTCCCGAAAGGACATGCTGGATGCTTTGGGGATCACGGCGTTAATCAACGTCTCGGCCAACTGCCCCAACCACTTTGAAGGGCACTACCAGTATAAAAGCATCCCCGTGGAGGACAACCACAAGGCGGATATCAGCTCCTGGTTTAACGAGGCCATTGATTTCATAG ACTCCGTTAAAAACGATGGAGGAAGGGTATTTGTGCACTGCCAGGCTGGCATTTCCCGGTCGGCGACCATCTGCCTCGCCTATCTCATGAGGACCAACAGAGTCAAACTGGATGAAGCCTTTGAGTTTGTGAAGCAGAGAAGAAGCATCATCTCCCCGAACTTCAGCTTCATGGGGCAGCTGCTTCAGTTTGAGTCGCAGGTCCTTGCCCCCAACTGCTCAGCAGAAGCTGGTAGCCCTGCTATGTCAGTATTGGACAGAGGAGCATCGACCACCACGGTCTTTAACTTTCCAGTCTCCATCCCTGTTCATACCTCGTCCAGTGCTCTAAGCTATCTTCAGAGCCCCATCACCACTTCCCCGAGCTGCTGA